A stretch of the Capsicum annuum cultivar UCD-10X-F1 chromosome 8, UCD10Xv1.1, whole genome shotgun sequence genome encodes the following:
- the LOC107857253 gene encoding LOW QUALITY PROTEIN: stemmadenine O-acetyltransferase (The sequence of the model RefSeq protein was modified relative to this genomic sequence to represent the inferred CDS: inserted 1 base in 1 codon): MNVKVLSKECIKPSIPTPQHLRNYKLSFLDQCSPCSYIPIILFYNVNHHHHDVLKKSLSETLSYYYPLGGRLKDVNSIECNDEGILYMEAQXNFDLSKFLENPNISFLNKFLPCKGNCLEPSCNQLLLAIQTTTFLCGGIAIGVCMLHKVVDLSAMSAFLKTWAKLSHGEGDKELHPDFTSAMSLFPPIQSLPTKFIKDFENFYFQGSKSPMRRFLFDSKAIKALKANTSSESVPFPSKIEALTSFICKRIAVASVSLANGAAPKTLMITHVANLRPRIVTSLPQRTFGNLLWLAFAFYDPLDVSMELPDLGMMLREVFVQLNPENIKGIDSECAFESLNDVLESLSTNENIKIFRFTSWCNMGLYNVDFGWGKPVWIAHMGDLPDAHVRSKQQFVFLESPCHEGIELWIACDDEEIRVLEKDSEFLTYANPNPSICISP; encoded by the exons atgaatgttAAAGTTCTCTCCAAAGAATGTATCAAACCTTCTATACCAACTCCTCAACACTTGAGGAACTACAAACTATCCTTCTTAGATCAATGTTCTCCATGTTCATACATCCCAATCATTCTCTTTTACAAtgtcaaccaccaccaccacgaCGTTCTGAAGAAATCTCTGTCTGAAACTCTGAGTTATTACTACCCTCTTGGTGGTAGATTGAAAGATGTAAACTCCATTGAGTGTAATGATGAGGGAATTCTATACATGGAAGCCC GAAACTTTGATCTCTCAAAGTTTCTTGAAAATCCTAATATTTCATTCCTTAACAAGTTTCTTCCATGCAAAGGCAATTGCTTAGAGCCAAGTTGTAATCAACTTCTTCTTGCTATCCAAACCACCACATTTTTATGTGGGGGAATTGCCATTGGAGTTTGCATGCTTCATAAG GTTGTAGATTTATCAGCAATGAGTGCTTTCTTGAAAACATGGGCCAAGCTAAGCCATGGTGAAGGTGACAAAGAACTACATCCAGATTTCACATCAGCAATGTCACTATTCCCTCCTATACAATCATTACCAACAAAGTTCATTAAAGATTTCGAAAACTTCTATTTCCAAGGTTCAAAGTCACCAATGAGAAGGTTCTTGTTTGATTCCAAAGCTATAAAAGCACTTAAAGCTAATACATCAAGTGAAAGTGTTCCTTTTCCATCTAAGATAGAAGCATTGACATCTTTCATATGCAAAAGGATTGCGGTAGCCTCTGTGTCCCTCGCGAATGGCGCTGCACCAAAGACTTTGATGATCACTCATGTAGCTAATCTAAGGCCTCGAATCGTGACATCTTTGCCTCAGAGAACTTTTGGGAACCTTCTATGGTTGGCATTTGCATTTTATGATCCTTTAGACGTTAGCATGGAGTTGCCTGATTTGGGAATGATGCTAAGGGAGGTGTTTGTTCAATTAAATCCTGAGAACATTAaag GTATAGATAGCGAGTGCGCGTTCGAATCACTCAACGATGTGCTTGAAAGTTTGTCAACAAATGAGAACATAAAGATTTTTAGATTCACAAGTTGGTGCAATATGGGACTATATAATGTTGATTTTGGATGGGGAAAGCCTGTATGGATTGCTCATATGGGTGATTTGCCTGATGCTCATGTGAGATCCAAGCAACAATTTGTGTTCCTAGAAAGTCCATGCCATGAAGGAATAGAGTTGTGGATTGCTTGTGATGATGAagagattagggttcttgaaaaggattcagaGTTTCTTACATATGCCAATCCAAATCCAAGTATCTGCATCagcccttaa